In Chanodichthys erythropterus isolate Z2021 chromosome 11, ASM2448905v1, whole genome shotgun sequence, a single window of DNA contains:
- the mespba gene encoding mesoderm posterior ba: MESSSHMNQWIYSSSESEFCNVSSPDTVSPDQGFSPSLRAQPACSKSVESTGVVKRKRRLRLKNPSEQRQNASEKEKLRMRDLTKALHHLRTYLPPSVAPVGQTLTKIETLRLTIRYISFLSAQLGLSEEELTHRNHVNSSGGSYSPEIVGYFQCRSMAGDCVGRGRCDGQYEGSSGQCVDQYSAYPQQHSTEQNLSANIDFLQSQQCAQTQTYQVYGRNFGYHLVPQAYWS; the protein is encoded by the exons ATGGAAAGCTCAAGCCACATGAACCAGTGGATCTATTCGAGCTCTGAGTCAGAGTTCTGCAACGTTTCCTCTCCGGACACCGTCTCGCCGGACCAGGGCTTCTCCCCGTCCCTCCGGGCCCAGCCTGCGTGCTCCAAATCAGTCGAATCTACAGGTGTCGTCAAGAGAAAACGCAGGTTGAGGTTGAAGAACCCAAGCGAGCAACGGCAGAACGCCAGTGAGAAGGAGAAGCTGAGGATGAGGGATCTGACCAAAGCTCTCCACCATCTCAGGACGTACCTGCCTCCGTCCGTAGCTCCCGTGGGACAAACCCTGACCAAGATTGAGACCCTACGGCTCACCATACGCTACATCTCGTTTCTGTCGGCTCAGCTGGGTCTGAGTGAGGAAGAACTGACCCACAGGAACCACGTGAACTCCAGCGGCGGCTCATATTCTCCAGAGATCGTTGGCTATTTTCAGTGCAGGTCTATGGCTGGAGATTGTGTCGGGCGGGGACGCTGTGATGGACAGTATGAGGGCAGCTCTGGTCAATGTGTGGATCAGTACAGCGCTTATCCACAGCAACATTCAACAGAGCAAAACCTCTCCGCAAATATAGACTTCCTCCAGTCACAACAGTGTGCTCAAACACAGACATACCAG GTTTATGGAAGAAACTTTGGCTATCATCTTGTTCCTCAAGCTTACTGGAGCTGA